In a single window of the Rhizoctonia solani chromosome 16, complete sequence genome:
- a CDS encoding Histone acetyl transferase HAT1 N-terminus, translating into MGDWLSNSNDALCLKLVRAARDEVVLTEDERGVIEEFHPTFTYPIFGDKETIYGYADLKISLFFTSGSLSMFLNVASAAKLPSKTADDIEGTLYKFIPPDYSKSAESFQNTVEKEAATFKPLGDKIHTYVRRAAGHGKGKSRDTSPISEDDPDAIVFEVYHSTWDTPGFREYHRRMQIFILLYIEGGSYIQEDEEKWEFVASYERRRSHSPNDSLDDPPTYTYHFVGYSSLYPFWCWPDKVRLRLSQFVILPPYQHAGHGSALYNAIYQFSLGRDEVVELTVEDPSEAFEDLRDRNDMKRLLSLERQFHRLIEMLLLRELDPSSKQAQKAFRIQVKERLYRFNYEVLAQLEKEERLEKLEETFQNVRTDYQRILATVK; encoded by the exons ATGGGAGACTGGCTATCGAATTCGAACGACGCGCTGTGCCTCAAACTTG TACGAGCTGCACGCGACGAAGTAGTATTAACTGAGGATGAGCGAGGTGTTATTGAAGAGTTTCATCCGACTTTTACATACCCA ATTTTTGGAGACAAAGAAACCATATATGGCTACGCAGACCTCAAGATTAGT CTTTTCTTCACCTCTGGATCGCTCTCTATGTTCTTGAATGTAGCTTCAGCGGCCAAACTTCCATCCAAGACGGCGGATGACATTGAAGGTACACTGTACAAATTCATACCACCTG actacagcaaatcagccGAATCATTCCAGAACACCGTTGAGAAGGAGGCGGCAACATTCAAACCGTTGGGCGACAAGATACACACCTACGTGAGACGGGCGGCTGGTCATGGAAAGGGGAAGAGTAGAGATACCAGCCCCATTTCGGAAGACGATCCCGATGCAATCGTATTTGAAGTCTATCAT TCTACTTGGGATACCCCAGGTTTCCGCGAATATCACCGGCGTATGCAGATTTTTATTCTGCTTTACATTGAGGGAGGTAGCTACATTCAAGAGGACGAGGAGAAATGGGAATTTGTAGCTTC GTATGAACGCCGGCGCAGCCATTCACCCAACGATAGTCTCGATGACCCACCAACATACACGTACCACTTCGTTGGTTATTCATCGTTGTACCCGTTCTGGTGCTGGCCTGACAAGGTTCGATTGAGACTGAG TCAATTCGTGATCCTCCCACCCTATCAACACGCTGGCCATGGCT CTGCTTTGTACAACGCAATTTATCAGTTTTCCCTTGGGCGGGACGAGGTTGTGGAACTTACTGTTGAGGATCCATCAGAGGCGTTCGAAGACTTGCGAGATCGGAATGACATGAAAAGGCTACTTTCTCTGGAG CGCCAATTTCATAGGCTTATCGAAATGTTACTTTTACGAGAATTGgacccatcatccaaacaAGCCCAAAAGGCATTTAGGATACAG GTCAAGGAACGTCTATACCGGTTTAATTAT GAAGTACTCGCTCAGTTGGAAAAGGAAGAAAGGCTGGAAAAGCTGGAAGAAACTTTCCAAAACGTTCGAACCGACTATCAACGCATTCTTGCCACAGTAAAGTGA